A genomic window from Cucumis melo cultivar AY chromosome 8, USDA_Cmelo_AY_1.0, whole genome shotgun sequence includes:
- the LOC103485285 gene encoding uncharacterized protein LOC103485285: MAIVESILDLQVQDPPEEEFYSADLTWTKFGTVEHHDEVALIPYARVDAFIIGECTNIECPTRFHIERGRKRSRGSLKEFKDDEYLEYRQYWCSFGPENYGEGGSILPSRRYRLNTRNRAARPQSMRGCTCHFVVKRLYARPSLALIIYNERRHVNKSGFVCHGPFDREAIGPGAKKIPYICNEIQQQTMSMLYLGIPEANIVEKHLECLQRYCGSNAKANSLASQYVHKLGMIIKRSTHELDLDDQASISMWVERNKKSIFIHQDTSEDNSFILGIQTEWQLQQMIRFGHRSLIAADSTFGIRRLKYPLCTLLVFDSRQHALPVAWIITRSFAKSDVSKWMKALLDRAHSVEPGWKVSGFLIDDAATEINPIMDIFCCPVLFSLWRIRRSWLKNVVRKCSSIEVQREIFKRLGKLVYSIWDGVDTSVVLEEFTRDFVDQIAFMEYFKGCWVPKIEMWLSAMRTFPLASQEASGAIEAYHMKLKAKLFDDSHLGAFQRVDWLVHKLTTELHSTYWLDRYADESDSFQNVKEEYISSTSWHRALQIPDSSVTLDEENHLFAKVLSQKDTSISHVVWNPGSEFSFCDCSWSMQGNLCKHVIKVNMVCENCPSYKPSMSFQSFEEILMNMWKLPMDDSVALDVSMAWTHQILDEVQKLVELNSSNDISSVVNKLPLKWASGKGRTSFRKPSSTVPFPSESNTVKKAMQKKSQKRKRLSSIK; the protein is encoded by the exons ATGGCTATTGTTGAATCAATTCTTGATCTTCAAGTACAAGATCCGCCCGAGGAAGAGTTCTATTCAGCTGATTTGACTTGGACCAAGTTTGGCACTGTTGAACACCATGATGAAGTTGCTTTGATTCCTTATGCCCGAGTAGATGCATTTATAATTGGTGAATGTACTAATATAGAATGCCCGACCCGGTTTCATATTGAGAGGGGAAGGAAGCGATCGAGGGGTAGCTTGAAAGAGTTCAAGGATGACGAATATTTGGAATATCGACA ATATTGGTGCTCATTTGGTCCCGAAAATTATGGGGAGGGTGGAAGTATTTTACCTAGTAGAAGATATAGGCTTAACACTCGAAATCGTGCTGCTAGACCTCAATCAATGCGAGGTTGTACCTGCCATTTTGTTGTTAAGAGACTATATGCTCGTCCATCTCTGGCACTCATAATATATAATGAGAGGCGTCATGTGAACAAGTCTGGCTTTGTATGCCATGGGCCATTTGACAGAGAGGCCATTGGCCCTGGTGCCAAAAAGATTCCATACATTTGTAATGAGATCCAACAACAGACAATGTCGATGCTTTATCTGGGAATTCCTGAGGCAAACATTGTTGAGAAACATCTTGAGTGTCTTCAGCGATACTGTGGTTCTAATGCAAAAGCTAACAGTCTTGCTTCCCAGTATGTTCACAAACTTGGGATGATCATCAAACGGTCTACCCACGAGCTGGATCTGGATGATCAAGCTAGCATTAGCATGTGGGTTGAACGCAATAAAAAGTCCATATTTATTCATCAGGATACTTCAGAAGATAATTCTTTCATTCTTGGTATTCAAACAGAGTGGCAATTGCAACAGATGATTCGGTTTGGCCATCGTAGTCTCATTGCTGCTGATTCAACATTTGGCATTAGGAGGCTTAAG TATCCCCTGTGTACACTTCTCGTGTTTGATTCTAGACAGCATGCACTCCCTGTTGCATGGATCATCACTCGCAGCTTTGCAAAATCAGATGTATCAAAATGGATGAAAGCCTTGCTTGATCGTGCTCATTCTGTAGAGCCTGGATGGAAAGTTAGTGGGTTTTTAATTGATGACGCAGCCACGGAGATCAATCCTATCAT GGATATATTCTGTTGTCCTGTGCTTTTTTCCCTCTGGCGCATTCGTAGGTCATGGTTAAAAAATGTTGTTAGGAAATGCAGTAGCATTGAAGTTCAGAGGGAAATATTCAAGCGGCTGGGAAAATTAGTGTACAGCATTTGGGATGGAGTCGATACTTCAGTTGTCCTGGAAGAATTTACCCGTGATTTTGTTGACCAAATTGCTTTCATGGAATATTTCAAGGGTTGTTGGGTGCCAAAGATTG AAATGTGGCTTTCTGCGATGAGAACTTTTCCACTTGCAAGCCAAGAGGCATCTGGTGCTATTGAGGCCTACCACATGAAGCTGAAGGCAAAGCTGTTTGATGACTCTCATCTTGGTGCTTTCCAGAGGGTGGATTGGTTGGTTCACAAGTTGACCACCGAATTGCATTCAACCTACTGGCTAGATCGCTATGCTGATGAAAGTGATTCGTTTCAAAATGTCAAGGAGGAGTATATTTCTTCTACTTCTTGGCACCGTGCACTTCAAATACCAGATTCTTCAGTTACCTTGGATGAGGAAAACCACCTGTTTGCCAAAGTTCTGAGCCAAAAGGACACCAGTATTTCACATGTAGTTTGGAATCCAGGGTCGGAATTCTCATTTTGTGATTGTTCTTGGTCGATGCAAGGAAATCTTTGCAAACATGTAATCAAGGTGAATATGGTATGTGAAAATTGTCCAAGTTACAAACCTTCCATGTCTTTTCAATCATTTGAGGAGATATTGATGAATATGTGGAAACTACCAATGGATGATTCTGTTGCCTTGGATGTGTCAATGGCTTGGACCCATCAGATCCTTGATGAAGTTCAAAAACTAGTTGAATTAAATTCTTCAAATGATATTAGCTCTGTGGTAAACAAGCTGCCCTTGAAATGGGCTTCTGGGAAGGGAAGAACCAGTTTTAGGAAACCCTCATCTACCGTTCCTTTTCCATCAGAGTCCAATACTGTCAAAAAGGCCATGCAAAAGAAGAGCCAGAAAAGGAAAAGATTGtcatcaataaaataa
- the LOC103485290 gene encoding cysteine proteinase inhibitor 5-like, with product MASDPVPGAGGYTPVKDPQSPRMKELAEWAVADYNKKEGTHLRFVCILECESQIVEGVNYRFILKATDEKDNEGNYEAIVWEKTWEDFKELVYFKQLLLAES from the coding sequence ATGGCTTCTGATCCAGTGCCTGGCGCCGGTGGCTATACTCCAGTTAAGGATCCTCAAAGTCCACGCATGAAAGAATTAGCAGAATGGGCAGTAGCAGATTACAACAAAAAAGAAGGAACACACTTGAGGTTCGTTTGTATATTGGAGTGCGAGTCGCAGATTGTGGAAGGAGTCAACTACCGCTTTATCTTGAAGGCTACTGATGAAAAGGATAACGAAGGAAACTATGAGGCTATTGTCTGGGAGAAAACATGGGAGGATTTCAAGGAGTTGGTTTACTTTAAGCAACTTTTATTGGCTGAATCATGA
- the LOC103485284 gene encoding photosystem I reaction center subunit N, chloroplastic, which yields MATMNSSVLACNYAISGAGSADLNSKLTAVPSVASPGVVGYKLPAIRAQQARVPEAKNEGRRTALLYLGATLFAAAAAASNSSANAGVIEDYLEKSKANKELNDKKRLATSGANFARAYTVEFGTCKFPENFTGCQDLAKQKKVPFITDDLELECEGKDKYKCGSNVFWKW from the exons ATGGCCACCATGAATTCCAGTGTTCTGGCTTGCAACTACGCCATTTCCGGCGCTGGATCGGCCGACCTGAACTCTAAACTCACCGCCGTCCCTTCTGTTGCGTCCCCTGGGGTTGTGGGTTACAAGTTGCCGGCTATTAGGGCTCAACAGGCTAGGGTTCCTGAAGCTAAGAACGAAGGAAGGAGGACTGCGCTTCTTTACCTTGGAGCCACCCTCTTTGCTGCGGCTGCGGCTGCCTCTAACTCCTCTGCTAATGCTGGAGTCATTGAAGATTATCTTGAGAAGAGTAAAGCTAACAAG GAATTGAATGACAAGAAAAGATTGGCAACAAGTGGGGCAAACTTTGCAAGGGCATACACCGTTGAATTTGGAACATGCAAGTTCCCAGAGAACTTCACAGGGTGCCAAGATCTTGCCAAACAAAAG AAAGTTCCATTTATAACTGATGATTTGGAATTGGAGTGTGAAGGGAAGGACAAGTACAAGTGTGGTTCCAATGTCTTCTGGAAATGGTGA
- the LOC103485287 gene encoding 2-oxoisovalerate dehydrogenase subunit alpha 2, mitochondrial isoform X1 produces the protein MAFQVRKATTKIIPHFRNGMAFFLGPLEMGFFNSYSTHLRNTSFSAHKIGTRILGSENMPTHLFSRRFESIKVGKQLDCVNDDRDNQVLEFPGGKVKFTSQLSFIPDREEERIPCFRVLDDNGQPSMYSNFTQVSKEVAMKIYHDMVTLQTMDTIFYEAQRQGRISFYVTSLGEEAINVASAAALSLDDLIVPQYREAGVLIWRGFTLKEFASQCFGNKYDYCKGRQMPVHYGSKRHNYFTVASTIASQIPHAVGAAYSMKMDKKDACAVAYFGDGGTSEGDFHAALNFAAVLEAPVIFICRNNGWAISTPVSDQFRSDGVVVKGQAYGVRSIRVDGNDALAVYNAVRAAREMAIQEQRPILIEALTYRAGHHTTSDDSTRYRPAEEMEWWRVAMDPVSRFRKWIESNGWWSNKAETELRSSLRKQLLEEIQLAERYEKPPVADAFTDVYDVPPSNLQEQEKWLRKTIKTHPQDYPSNFPL, from the exons ATGGCTTTTCAAGTGAGAAAAGCAACAACGAAGATCATTCCCCATTTTAGAAACGGGATGGCTTTCTTCTTGGGTCCGCTGGAAATGGGTTTCTTCAATTCTTATTCAACCCATCTTCGTAATACTTCATTTTCTGCTCATAAGATCGGAACCAGAATTTTGGGTTCTGAAAATATGCCTACCCATTTGTTTTCTCGTCGTTTTGAATCGATTAAGGTGGGGAAACAGCTGGATTGTGTCAACGATGATCGTGACAATCAG GTTTTGGAGTTTCCAGGAGGAAAGGTAAAATTTACTTCTCAACTGAGTTTCATCCCTGATCGCGAGGAGGAGCGGATACCTTGCTTTCGGGTTCTTGATGACAACGGCCAGCCTAGTATGTACAGTAATTTTACACAG GTGAGCAAGGAGGTCGCTATGAAGATATACCATGACATGGTTACCCTCCAAACAATGGACACTATCTTCTACGAAGCGCAAAGGCAAGGAAGAATTTCCTTTTATGTGACCTCTCTTGGAGAAGAAGCAATCAACGTTGCTTCTGCAGCAGCACTGTCATTGGATGACCTCATTGTTCCACAG TACAGGGAGGCAGGAGTACTTATATGGCGTGGCTTCACTCTGAAAGAATTTGCAAGCCAGTGCTTTGGAAACAAATATGATTATTGTAAAGGGAGGCAGATGCCTGTCCATTATGGGTCTAAGCGACACAATTACTTCACTGTAGCTTCAACAATTGC TTCTCAAATTCCTCATGCTGTTGGCGCTGCATATTCAATGAAGATGGATAAGAAAGATGCTTGTGCAGTCGCTTATTTTGGCGATGGAGGAACAAGTGAG GGAGATTTCCACGCAGCTTTAAATTTTGCCGCAGTTTTGGAGGCACCTGTTATCTTTATTTGCCGGAACAATGGATGGGCGATCAGTACTCCTGTTTCAGACCAGTTTCGAA GTGATGGGGTGGTTGTTAAAGGCCAGGCTTATGGAGTTCGCAGTATCCGTGTAGATGGCAATGATGCACTTGCTGTATATAATGCAGTTCGAGCTGCTCGAGAAATGGCTATTCAAGAACAGAGGCCAATTTTAATTGAG GCTCTCACATATAGAGCTGGACACCACACGACATCGGATGATTCGACCAGGTATCGTCCAGCTGAGGAAATGGAATGGTGGAGAGTTGCAATGGACCCTGTCTCTAGATTTAGGAAATGGATTGAAAGCAATGGTTGGTGGAGTAATAAGGCTGAAACAGAGCTTAGAAGTAGCCTAAGAAAACAG CTATTAGAGGAGATCCAGTTGGCAGAGAGATATGAGAAGCCCCCTGTGGCAGATGCTTTCACAGATGTGTATGATGTACCTCCTTCCAACCTCCAAGAGCAAGAGAAGTGGttaagaaaaacaatcaaaacacACCCACAAGATTATCCATCTAATTTTCCTCTGTAG
- the LOC103485288 gene encoding histone deacetylase 14, chloroplastic isoform X2, whose protein sequence is MTLFISVYELPLMEFRILQQSPSRYAGSFLCLVKPRLGIRKFFGWSSANTTFLQKTSLRIEPRRQPQYRSEVNRGAVLCSTSLNDSPLANYDNVKIVYSIAAATGHNKESHPESHLRVPAIANALEDMELTPKFLGSNIIQLENYKPASVDDIVSVHSKSYVAGLEKAMDRASRDGLILIEGSGPTYATATVKASQTHKNPPIGFALIRPPGHHAVPKGPMGFCVFGNVAIAARYAQRVHGLKRVFIIDFDAHHGNGTSDAFYDDPDIFFLSTHQDGSYPGTGKMDEVGRGDGEGTTLNIPLPGGSGDYAMKMVFDEVIVPCAQRFKPDIILVSAGYDAHVLDPLANLQFTTGTYYMLASNIKQLAKELCGGRCVFFLEGGYNLESLSYSVADSFRAFLDEPSLASEFDNPAILYEEPSRKFKQVIQQVKQIHSL, encoded by the exons ATGACATTGTTCATTTCAGTTTATGAACTCCCTCTAATGGAATTTCGCATTCTTCAACAGTCTCCCTCGCGTTATGCAG GGAGTTTCCTTTGCTTGGTCAAGCCCCGGTTGGGAATTCGGAAGTTTTTTGGTTGGTCTTCGGCGAACACAACGTTTTTGCAGAAGACATCTTTACGAATTGAACCTAGAAGACAACCCCAATATCGTTCGGAAGTTAATAGAGGGGCTGTACTCTGTTCAACTAGTTTAAATGACAGTCCGCTGGCGAACTATGATAACGTGAAAATTGTTTATTCTATAGCGGCTGCCACGGGTCATAATAAG GAATCTCATCCAGAATCTCATCTCAGGGTTCCTGCAATAGCAAATGCTCTTGAAGATATGGAACTCACACCTAAG TTTCTAGGCTCAAACATCATTCAACTTGAAAATTACAAACCTGCTTCAGTTGATGACATTGTGAGTGTTCATTCAAAATCATATGTGGCCGGCCTTGAGAAG GCTATGGATAGGGCTTCTCGAGATGGACTTATTTTAATTGAAGGCTCTGGACCGACGTATGCCACTGCCACT GTCAAAGCATCACAAACCCACAAGAATCCACCAATTGGTTTTGCATTGATAAGACCTCCAGGACATCATGCTGTCCCCAAGGGACCGATGGGATTCTGTGTTTTTGGAAACGTAGCTATTGCAGCTCGTTATGCTCAACGTGTGCATGGATTGAAACGtgtctttattatagattttgatGCTCACCATGGGAATGGAACAAGTGATGCATTCTATGACGATCCAGATATATTCTTCCTTTCAACTCACCAA GATGGAAGTTACCCTGGAACTGGTAAAATGGACGAAGTGGGTCGTGGAGATGGAGAAGGAACAACTCTGAATATTCCTCTACCGGGAGGATCAGGTGATTATGCCATGAAAATGGTGTTTGATGAAGTAATTGTACCCTGTGCTCAAAGATTTAAGCCTGATATCATTCTTGTCTCTGCTGG GTATGATGCTCATGTGTTAGATCCATTAGCCAATCTGCAATTCACGACCGGAACATACTACATGCTCGCATCCAATATTAAACAACTGGCAAAGGAGTTATGCGGGGGTCGATGTGTTTTTTTTCTAGAAGGAGGTTATAACCTTGAGTCTCTTTCGTATTCAGTGGCTGATTCGTTCCGTGCATTTCTTGATGAGCCAAGCTTGGCGTCAGAGTTTGATAACCCTGCAATCTTGTATGAAGAACCATCAAGGAAGTTTAAGCAAGTGATCCAGCAAGTGAAACAAATACATTCACTTTAA
- the LOC103485288 gene encoding histone deacetylase 14, chloroplastic isoform X4, with product MELTPKFLGSNIIQLENYKPASVDDIVSVHSKSYVAGLEKAMDRASRDGLILIEGSGPTYATATTFNESLVAAGAGISLVDSVVKASQTHKNPPIGFALIRPPGHHAVPKGPMGFCVFGNVAIAARYAQRVHGLKRVFIIDFDAHHGNGTSDAFYDDPDIFFLSTHQDGSYPGTGKMDEVGRGDGEGTTLNIPLPGGSGDYAMKMVFDEVIVPCAQRFKPDIILVSAGYDAHVLDPLANLQFTTGTYYMLASNIKQLAKELCGGRCVFFLEGGYNLESLSYSVADSFRAFLDEPSLASEFDNPAILYEEPSRKFKQVIQQVKQIHSL from the exons ATGGAACTCACACCTAAG TTTCTAGGCTCAAACATCATTCAACTTGAAAATTACAAACCTGCTTCAGTTGATGACATTGTGAGTGTTCATTCAAAATCATATGTGGCCGGCCTTGAGAAG GCTATGGATAGGGCTTCTCGAGATGGACTTATTTTAATTGAAGGCTCTGGACCGACGTATGCCACTGCCACT ACATTTAATGAATCGCTAGTTGCAGCTGGAGCAGGAATTTCTTTAGTTGATTCAGTG GTCAAAGCATCACAAACCCACAAGAATCCACCAATTGGTTTTGCATTGATAAGACCTCCAGGACATCATGCTGTCCCCAAGGGACCGATGGGATTCTGTGTTTTTGGAAACGTAGCTATTGCAGCTCGTTATGCTCAACGTGTGCATGGATTGAAACGtgtctttattatagattttgatGCTCACCATGGGAATGGAACAAGTGATGCATTCTATGACGATCCAGATATATTCTTCCTTTCAACTCACCAA GATGGAAGTTACCCTGGAACTGGTAAAATGGACGAAGTGGGTCGTGGAGATGGAGAAGGAACAACTCTGAATATTCCTCTACCGGGAGGATCAGGTGATTATGCCATGAAAATGGTGTTTGATGAAGTAATTGTACCCTGTGCTCAAAGATTTAAGCCTGATATCATTCTTGTCTCTGCTGG GTATGATGCTCATGTGTTAGATCCATTAGCCAATCTGCAATTCACGACCGGAACATACTACATGCTCGCATCCAATATTAAACAACTGGCAAAGGAGTTATGCGGGGGTCGATGTGTTTTTTTTCTAGAAGGAGGTTATAACCTTGAGTCTCTTTCGTATTCAGTGGCTGATTCGTTCCGTGCATTTCTTGATGAGCCAAGCTTGGCGTCAGAGTTTGATAACCCTGCAATCTTGTATGAAGAACCATCAAGGAAGTTTAAGCAAGTGATCCAGCAAGTGAAACAAATACATTCACTTTAA
- the LOC103485287 gene encoding 2-oxoisovalerate dehydrogenase subunit alpha 2, mitochondrial isoform X2, translating into MYSNFTQVSKEVAMKIYHDMVTLQTMDTIFYEAQRQGRISFYVTSLGEEAINVASAAALSLDDLIVPQYREAGVLIWRGFTLKEFASQCFGNKYDYCKGRQMPVHYGSKRHNYFTVASTIASQIPHAVGAAYSMKMDKKDACAVAYFGDGGTSEGDFHAALNFAAVLEAPVIFICRNNGWAISTPVSDQFRSDGVVVKGQAYGVRSIRVDGNDALAVYNAVRAAREMAIQEQRPILIEALTYRAGHHTTSDDSTRYRPAEEMEWWRVAMDPVSRFRKWIESNGWWSNKAETELRSSLRKQLLEEIQLAERYEKPPVADAFTDVYDVPPSNLQEQEKWLRKTIKTHPQDYPSNFPL; encoded by the exons ATGTACAGTAATTTTACACAG GTGAGCAAGGAGGTCGCTATGAAGATATACCATGACATGGTTACCCTCCAAACAATGGACACTATCTTCTACGAAGCGCAAAGGCAAGGAAGAATTTCCTTTTATGTGACCTCTCTTGGAGAAGAAGCAATCAACGTTGCTTCTGCAGCAGCACTGTCATTGGATGACCTCATTGTTCCACAG TACAGGGAGGCAGGAGTACTTATATGGCGTGGCTTCACTCTGAAAGAATTTGCAAGCCAGTGCTTTGGAAACAAATATGATTATTGTAAAGGGAGGCAGATGCCTGTCCATTATGGGTCTAAGCGACACAATTACTTCACTGTAGCTTCAACAATTGC TTCTCAAATTCCTCATGCTGTTGGCGCTGCATATTCAATGAAGATGGATAAGAAAGATGCTTGTGCAGTCGCTTATTTTGGCGATGGAGGAACAAGTGAG GGAGATTTCCACGCAGCTTTAAATTTTGCCGCAGTTTTGGAGGCACCTGTTATCTTTATTTGCCGGAACAATGGATGGGCGATCAGTACTCCTGTTTCAGACCAGTTTCGAA GTGATGGGGTGGTTGTTAAAGGCCAGGCTTATGGAGTTCGCAGTATCCGTGTAGATGGCAATGATGCACTTGCTGTATATAATGCAGTTCGAGCTGCTCGAGAAATGGCTATTCAAGAACAGAGGCCAATTTTAATTGAG GCTCTCACATATAGAGCTGGACACCACACGACATCGGATGATTCGACCAGGTATCGTCCAGCTGAGGAAATGGAATGGTGGAGAGTTGCAATGGACCCTGTCTCTAGATTTAGGAAATGGATTGAAAGCAATGGTTGGTGGAGTAATAAGGCTGAAACAGAGCTTAGAAGTAGCCTAAGAAAACAG CTATTAGAGGAGATCCAGTTGGCAGAGAGATATGAGAAGCCCCCTGTGGCAGATGCTTTCACAGATGTGTATGATGTACCTCCTTCCAACCTCCAAGAGCAAGAGAAGTGGttaagaaaaacaatcaaaacacACCCACAAGATTATCCATCTAATTTTCCTCTGTAG
- the LOC103485288 gene encoding histone deacetylase 14, chloroplastic isoform X3 produces the protein MTLFISVYELPLMEFRILQQSPSRYAGSFLCLVKPRLGIRKFFGWSSANTTFLQKTSLRIEPRRQPQYRSEVNRGAVLCSTSLNDSPLANYDNVKIVYSIAAATGHNKESHPESHLRVPAIANALEDMELTPKFLGSNIIQLENYKPASVDDIVSVHSKSYVAGLEKAMDRASRDGLILIEGSGPTYATATTFNESLVAAGAGISLVDSVVKASQTHKNPPIGFALIRPPGHHAVPKGPMGFCVFGNVAIAARYAQRVHGLKRVFIIDFDAHHGNGTSDAFYDDPDIFFLSTHQDGSYPGTGKMDEVGRGDGEGTTLNIPLPGGSGMMLMC, from the exons ATGACATTGTTCATTTCAGTTTATGAACTCCCTCTAATGGAATTTCGCATTCTTCAACAGTCTCCCTCGCGTTATGCAG GGAGTTTCCTTTGCTTGGTCAAGCCCCGGTTGGGAATTCGGAAGTTTTTTGGTTGGTCTTCGGCGAACACAACGTTTTTGCAGAAGACATCTTTACGAATTGAACCTAGAAGACAACCCCAATATCGTTCGGAAGTTAATAGAGGGGCTGTACTCTGTTCAACTAGTTTAAATGACAGTCCGCTGGCGAACTATGATAACGTGAAAATTGTTTATTCTATAGCGGCTGCCACGGGTCATAATAAG GAATCTCATCCAGAATCTCATCTCAGGGTTCCTGCAATAGCAAATGCTCTTGAAGATATGGAACTCACACCTAAG TTTCTAGGCTCAAACATCATTCAACTTGAAAATTACAAACCTGCTTCAGTTGATGACATTGTGAGTGTTCATTCAAAATCATATGTGGCCGGCCTTGAGAAG GCTATGGATAGGGCTTCTCGAGATGGACTTATTTTAATTGAAGGCTCTGGACCGACGTATGCCACTGCCACT ACATTTAATGAATCGCTAGTTGCAGCTGGAGCAGGAATTTCTTTAGTTGATTCAGTG GTCAAAGCATCACAAACCCACAAGAATCCACCAATTGGTTTTGCATTGATAAGACCTCCAGGACATCATGCTGTCCCCAAGGGACCGATGGGATTCTGTGTTTTTGGAAACGTAGCTATTGCAGCTCGTTATGCTCAACGTGTGCATGGATTGAAACGtgtctttattatagattttgatGCTCACCATGGGAATGGAACAAGTGATGCATTCTATGACGATCCAGATATATTCTTCCTTTCAACTCACCAA GATGGAAGTTACCCTGGAACTGGTAAAATGGACGAAGTGGGTCGTGGAGATGGAGAAGGAACAACTCTGAATATTCCTCTACCGGGAGGATCAG GTATGATGCTCATGTGTTAG
- the LOC103485288 gene encoding histone deacetylase 14, chloroplastic isoform X1, with amino-acid sequence MTLFISVYELPLMEFRILQQSPSRYAGSFLCLVKPRLGIRKFFGWSSANTTFLQKTSLRIEPRRQPQYRSEVNRGAVLCSTSLNDSPLANYDNVKIVYSIAAATGHNKESHPESHLRVPAIANALEDMELTPKFLGSNIIQLENYKPASVDDIVSVHSKSYVAGLEKAMDRASRDGLILIEGSGPTYATATTFNESLVAAGAGISLVDSVVKASQTHKNPPIGFALIRPPGHHAVPKGPMGFCVFGNVAIAARYAQRVHGLKRVFIIDFDAHHGNGTSDAFYDDPDIFFLSTHQDGSYPGTGKMDEVGRGDGEGTTLNIPLPGGSGDYAMKMVFDEVIVPCAQRFKPDIILVSAGYDAHVLDPLANLQFTTGTYYMLASNIKQLAKELCGGRCVFFLEGGYNLESLSYSVADSFRAFLDEPSLASEFDNPAILYEEPSRKFKQVIQQVKQIHSL; translated from the exons ATGACATTGTTCATTTCAGTTTATGAACTCCCTCTAATGGAATTTCGCATTCTTCAACAGTCTCCCTCGCGTTATGCAG GGAGTTTCCTTTGCTTGGTCAAGCCCCGGTTGGGAATTCGGAAGTTTTTTGGTTGGTCTTCGGCGAACACAACGTTTTTGCAGAAGACATCTTTACGAATTGAACCTAGAAGACAACCCCAATATCGTTCGGAAGTTAATAGAGGGGCTGTACTCTGTTCAACTAGTTTAAATGACAGTCCGCTGGCGAACTATGATAACGTGAAAATTGTTTATTCTATAGCGGCTGCCACGGGTCATAATAAG GAATCTCATCCAGAATCTCATCTCAGGGTTCCTGCAATAGCAAATGCTCTTGAAGATATGGAACTCACACCTAAG TTTCTAGGCTCAAACATCATTCAACTTGAAAATTACAAACCTGCTTCAGTTGATGACATTGTGAGTGTTCATTCAAAATCATATGTGGCCGGCCTTGAGAAG GCTATGGATAGGGCTTCTCGAGATGGACTTATTTTAATTGAAGGCTCTGGACCGACGTATGCCACTGCCACT ACATTTAATGAATCGCTAGTTGCAGCTGGAGCAGGAATTTCTTTAGTTGATTCAGTG GTCAAAGCATCACAAACCCACAAGAATCCACCAATTGGTTTTGCATTGATAAGACCTCCAGGACATCATGCTGTCCCCAAGGGACCGATGGGATTCTGTGTTTTTGGAAACGTAGCTATTGCAGCTCGTTATGCTCAACGTGTGCATGGATTGAAACGtgtctttattatagattttgatGCTCACCATGGGAATGGAACAAGTGATGCATTCTATGACGATCCAGATATATTCTTCCTTTCAACTCACCAA GATGGAAGTTACCCTGGAACTGGTAAAATGGACGAAGTGGGTCGTGGAGATGGAGAAGGAACAACTCTGAATATTCCTCTACCGGGAGGATCAGGTGATTATGCCATGAAAATGGTGTTTGATGAAGTAATTGTACCCTGTGCTCAAAGATTTAAGCCTGATATCATTCTTGTCTCTGCTGG GTATGATGCTCATGTGTTAGATCCATTAGCCAATCTGCAATTCACGACCGGAACATACTACATGCTCGCATCCAATATTAAACAACTGGCAAAGGAGTTATGCGGGGGTCGATGTGTTTTTTTTCTAGAAGGAGGTTATAACCTTGAGTCTCTTTCGTATTCAGTGGCTGATTCGTTCCGTGCATTTCTTGATGAGCCAAGCTTGGCGTCAGAGTTTGATAACCCTGCAATCTTGTATGAAGAACCATCAAGGAAGTTTAAGCAAGTGATCCAGCAAGTGAAACAAATACATTCACTTTAA